A region from the Oncorhynchus tshawytscha isolate Ot180627B linkage group LG26, Otsh_v2.0, whole genome shotgun sequence genome encodes:
- the LOC112225616 gene encoding DNA-binding protein SATB2 isoform X4, with protein sequence MERGGGESPRMQDSPERERRGGSPELSGPPPGKMGRLERNGSPTGPCLLHHNGNPHGPLGGLMIPVFCVVEQAGLDGGMQREEVERSEGHREEHAEFVLVRKDILFNQLVETALQALGYSHSSAAQAQGIIKVGHWNPLPIHFLTDAPEATVADMLLDVYHMVTLHIQLQSFAKLEDLPSEQWNHATVRNALKELLKEMNQSTLAKECPLSQSMISSIVNSSYYANVSTAKCQEFGRWYKKYKKIKGDYQEKMWSGREHSEIKVERDSLADFYVLGQRPPPHLASLIQLSHLRGGGGALLKGGSGDPPSQPSQQQQQSQQQHPLAPWPAPQQPPLRGQVPPPGPPTSLQPLLGPGGLLSPQLSPQLVRQQLAMAHLINQQLAVSRLLAHQHPQALNQHFLNHPPIPRPSKAGAPGDPGSNPSAAEVSIDIYQHVREELKRASVSQAVFARVAFNRTQKVWERGLDEQLTPDAWAAIWKNKTKASSVPKPPGPNPDLPLKLESLVNITSGIYDEIQQEMKRAKVSQALFAKVAANKSQGWLCELLRWKENPSPENRTLWENLCTIRRFLTLSQTERDMVYEEESRHHHSERVHTVLHLPQDPQFYCFSHQALHRQLPQPLKHHSPMREDPVPAQGNEEGSQNVERGGGGGGCTGGPGVGGSMVVKKPRSRTKISLEALGILQSFIQDVGLYPDQEAIHTLSAQLDLPKHTIIKFFQNQRYHVKHHGRLKELGEGAGGVDVSEYRDEELLSSSEDPESSEDGHEEMYPTTEREGGERESNAAGSASSLAPAPGQSSVTSMGAMEESKDKGHSYGLGGGRASSLPPSSSSSSPREQADFQR encoded by the exons gtctgATGATCCCAGTATTCTGTGTGGTGGAGCAGGCAGGGCTGGACGGAGGGATGCAGcgtgaggaggtggagaggagcgAGGGCCACAGGGAGGAGCATGCTGAGTTTGTCCTGGTCAGGAAAGACATCCTCTTCAATCAGCTGGTGGAGACGGCCCTGCAGGCCCTGGGGTACTCCCACAGCTCTGCTGCTCAGGCTCAgg gcATTATCAAGGTGGGCCATTGGAACCCTCTGCCCATCCACTTCCTAACAGACGCTCCTGAAGCCACAGTGGCTGACATGCTGTTGGACGTCTATCACATGGTCACTCTCCACATACAgctacagag CTTTGCCAAGCTGGAGGATCTTCCGTCAGAGCAGTGGAACCACGCCACGGTGAGGAACGCTCTTAAGGAGCTTCTCAAGGAGATGAACCAAAGCACACTGGCTAAGGAGTGCCCACTGTCACAG agtATGATTTCCTCGATAGTAAACAGCTCCTACTATGCCAATGTCTCCACTGCCAAATGCCAGGAGTTTGGACGCTGGTACAAGAAGTATAAGAAAATCAAAG GAGACTATCAGGAGAAGATGTGGTCAGGAAGAGAACATTCTGAAATCAAAG tggagagagacagcctggcAGACTTCTATGTCCTGGGCCAGCGTCCCCCTCCCCACCTGGCCAGCCTGATCCAGCTCAGCCACctcagagggggtggaggtgctCTCCTCAAGGGTGGCTCCGGGGACCCCCCCTCCCAACCctcccaacaacaacaacaatcccAACAACAACACCCCCTCGCCCCATGGCCAGCACCACAACAGCCCCCTCTACGTGGCCAGGTCCCCCCTCCCGGCCCTCCAACCTCCCTCCAACCTCTCCTCGGCCCAGGCGGGCTTCTCTCCCCCCAGCTCAGCCCTCAGCTGGTTCGACAGCAGCTAGCCATGGCTCACCTCATCAACCAGCAGCTAGCTGTTAGCCGCCTGCTAGCCCACCAGCATCCACAGGCCCTCAACCAGCATTTCCTCAACCACCCTCCCATCCCTCGCCCTTCCAAGGCAGGGGCCCCTGGGGACCCTGGGAGCAACCCGTCTGCTGCGGAGGTCTCCATTGATATCTACCAGCATGTCAGGGAGGAACTGAAGAGGGCCAGCGTCTCACAGGCTGTGTTCGCCCGCGTGGCCTtcaacagaacacag AAGGTGTGGGAGAGAGGTCTGGACGAACAGCTCACTCCTGATGCCTGGGCTGCTATCTGGAAAAACAAGACCAAAGCCTCCTCTGTG CCCAAGCCACCAGGCCCCAACCCAGACCTGCCCCTGAAGCTGGAGTCTCTGGTCAACATCACGTCAGGTATCTATGATGAGATCCAGCAGGAGATGAAGAGGGCCAAGGTGTCTCAGGCGCTGTTCGCCAAGGTGGCTGCCAACAAGAGCCAG GGCTGGCTGTGTGAGTTGCTGCGGTGGAAGGAGAACCCTAGCCCAGAGAACCGTACTCTGTGGGAGAACCTGTGTACCATCCGGAGGTTCCTGACCCTgtcccagacagagagggacatggTGTATGAAGAGGAGTCAAGGCACCACCACAGTGAGAGAGTCCACACTGTACTACACCTGCCCCAAGACCCACAG TTCTACTGTTTTTCTCACCAGGCGTTGCACAGGCAACTCCCACAGCCCCTGAAGCACCACTCCCCCATGCGCGAGGACCCCGTGCCCGCCCAGGGTAACGAGGAAGGGTCACAGAACGTTGaaagaggtggtggtgggggtggctgCACGGGCGGCCCAGGAGTCGGTGGTTCCATGGTCGTTAAGAAGCCTCGGTCGCGCACTAAGATCTCTCTAGAAGCCCTGGGCATCCTGCAGAGCTTCATCCAAGACGTGGGTCTGTACCCCGACCAGGAAGCTATCCATACCCTGTCAGCCCAGCTGGACCTGCCCAAACACACCATCATCAAGTTCTTCCAGAACCAGCGCTACCATGTCAAGCACCACGGCCGGCTGAAGGAGCTGGGGGAGGGGGCTGGCGGCGTGGACGTCAGCGAATACAGAGACGAGGAGCTCCTCTCCAGCTCAGAAGACCCTGAGTCCAGTGAGGATGGTCACGAGGAGATGTACCCCACTactgagagggaaggaggggagagagagagcaacgcaGCAGGGTCAGCCTCTTCCCTGGCCCCAGCCCCAGGCCAGTCTTCAGTGACCAGTATGGGAGCCATGGAGGAGAGCAAGGACAAGGGGCATTCTTATGGTCTGGGTGGGGGCCGAGCCAGCTCCCTGCCCCCTAGTAGCTCCTCATCCAGTCCCAGAGAACAGGCTGACTTCCAGAGATAG
- the LOC112225616 gene encoding DNA-binding protein SATB2 isoform X2, translating to MERGGGESPRMQDSPERERRGGSPELSGPPPGKMGRLERNGSPTGPCLLHHNGNPHGPLGGLMIPVFCVVEQAGLDGGMQREEVERSEGHREEHAEFVLVRKDILFNQLVETALQALGYSHSSAAQAQGIIKVGHWNPLPIHFLTDAPEATVADMLLDVYHMVTLHIQLQSFAKLEDLPSEQWNHATVRNALKELLKEMNQSTLAKECPLSQSMISSIVNSSYYANVSTAKCQEFGRWYKKYKKIKGDYQEKMWSGREHSEIKVERDSLADFYVLGQRPPPHLASLIQLSHLRGGGGALLKGGSGDPPSQPSQQQQQSQQQHPLAPWPAPQQPPLRGQVPPPGPPTSLQPLLGPGGLLSPQLSPQLVRQQLAMAHLINQQLAVSRLLAHQHPQALNQHFLNHPPIPRPSKAGAPGDPGSNPSAAEVSIDIYQHVREELKRASVSQAVFARVAFNRTQGLLSEILRKEEDPRSASQSLLVNLKAMQNFLILPEGERDRIYQEERERSINPSVGLPPTPTSSPGGPRLSQDLFRPTITNHVPYHLMQKVWERGLDEQLTPDAWAAIWKNKTKASSVPKPPGPNPDLPLKLESLVNITSGIYDEIQQEMKRAKVSQALFAKVAANKSQGWLCELLRWKENPSPENRTLWENLCTIRRFLTLSQTERDMVYEEESRHHHSERVHTVLHLPQDPQALHRQLPQPLKHHSPMREDPVPAQGNEEGSQNVERGGGGGGCTGGPGVGGSMVVKKPRSRTKISLEALGILQSFIQDVGLYPDQEAIHTLSAQLDLPKHTIIKFFQNQRYHVKHHGRLKELGEGAGGVDVSEYRDEELLSSSEDPESSEDGHEEMYPTTEREGGERESNAAGSASSLAPAPGQSSVTSMGAMEESKDKGHSYGLGGGRASSLPPSSSSSSPREQADFQR from the exons gtctgATGATCCCAGTATTCTGTGTGGTGGAGCAGGCAGGGCTGGACGGAGGGATGCAGcgtgaggaggtggagaggagcgAGGGCCACAGGGAGGAGCATGCTGAGTTTGTCCTGGTCAGGAAAGACATCCTCTTCAATCAGCTGGTGGAGACGGCCCTGCAGGCCCTGGGGTACTCCCACAGCTCTGCTGCTCAGGCTCAgg gcATTATCAAGGTGGGCCATTGGAACCCTCTGCCCATCCACTTCCTAACAGACGCTCCTGAAGCCACAGTGGCTGACATGCTGTTGGACGTCTATCACATGGTCACTCTCCACATACAgctacagag CTTTGCCAAGCTGGAGGATCTTCCGTCAGAGCAGTGGAACCACGCCACGGTGAGGAACGCTCTTAAGGAGCTTCTCAAGGAGATGAACCAAAGCACACTGGCTAAGGAGTGCCCACTGTCACAG agtATGATTTCCTCGATAGTAAACAGCTCCTACTATGCCAATGTCTCCACTGCCAAATGCCAGGAGTTTGGACGCTGGTACAAGAAGTATAAGAAAATCAAAG GAGACTATCAGGAGAAGATGTGGTCAGGAAGAGAACATTCTGAAATCAAAG tggagagagacagcctggcAGACTTCTATGTCCTGGGCCAGCGTCCCCCTCCCCACCTGGCCAGCCTGATCCAGCTCAGCCACctcagagggggtggaggtgctCTCCTCAAGGGTGGCTCCGGGGACCCCCCCTCCCAACCctcccaacaacaacaacaatcccAACAACAACACCCCCTCGCCCCATGGCCAGCACCACAACAGCCCCCTCTACGTGGCCAGGTCCCCCCTCCCGGCCCTCCAACCTCCCTCCAACCTCTCCTCGGCCCAGGCGGGCTTCTCTCCCCCCAGCTCAGCCCTCAGCTGGTTCGACAGCAGCTAGCCATGGCTCACCTCATCAACCAGCAGCTAGCTGTTAGCCGCCTGCTAGCCCACCAGCATCCACAGGCCCTCAACCAGCATTTCCTCAACCACCCTCCCATCCCTCGCCCTTCCAAGGCAGGGGCCCCTGGGGACCCTGGGAGCAACCCGTCTGCTGCGGAGGTCTCCATTGATATCTACCAGCATGTCAGGGAGGAACTGAAGAGGGCCAGCGTCTCACAGGCTGTGTTCGCCCGCGTGGCCTtcaacagaacacag GGCCTGCTGTCGGAGATTCTGCGGAAGGAGGAGGACCCTCGCTCTGCCTCTCAGTCCCTGCTGGTCAACCTCAAAGCCATGCAGAACTTCCTCATCCtccctgagggggagagagaccgtATTTACCAGGAGGAGCGTGAGCGCAGCATCAACCCCTCTGTCGGCCTGCCCCCTACCCCTACCTCCAGCCCCGGGGGCCCCCGCCTCTCTCAG GATCTATTTAGACCGACCATCACTAACCATGTCCCATACCACCTCATGCAGAAGGTGTGGGAGAGAGGTCTGGACGAACAGCTCACTCCTGATGCCTGGGCTGCTATCTGGAAAAACAAGACCAAAGCCTCCTCTGTG CCCAAGCCACCAGGCCCCAACCCAGACCTGCCCCTGAAGCTGGAGTCTCTGGTCAACATCACGTCAGGTATCTATGATGAGATCCAGCAGGAGATGAAGAGGGCCAAGGTGTCTCAGGCGCTGTTCGCCAAGGTGGCTGCCAACAAGAGCCAG GGCTGGCTGTGTGAGTTGCTGCGGTGGAAGGAGAACCCTAGCCCAGAGAACCGTACTCTGTGGGAGAACCTGTGTACCATCCGGAGGTTCCTGACCCTgtcccagacagagagggacatggTGTATGAAGAGGAGTCAAGGCACCACCACAGTGAGAGAGTCCACACTGTACTACACCTGCCCCAAGACCCACAG GCGTTGCACAGGCAACTCCCACAGCCCCTGAAGCACCACTCCCCCATGCGCGAGGACCCCGTGCCCGCCCAGGGTAACGAGGAAGGGTCACAGAACGTTGaaagaggtggtggtgggggtggctgCACGGGCGGCCCAGGAGTCGGTGGTTCCATGGTCGTTAAGAAGCCTCGGTCGCGCACTAAGATCTCTCTAGAAGCCCTGGGCATCCTGCAGAGCTTCATCCAAGACGTGGGTCTGTACCCCGACCAGGAAGCTATCCATACCCTGTCAGCCCAGCTGGACCTGCCCAAACACACCATCATCAAGTTCTTCCAGAACCAGCGCTACCATGTCAAGCACCACGGCCGGCTGAAGGAGCTGGGGGAGGGGGCTGGCGGCGTGGACGTCAGCGAATACAGAGACGAGGAGCTCCTCTCCAGCTCAGAAGACCCTGAGTCCAGTGAGGATGGTCACGAGGAGATGTACCCCACTactgagagggaaggaggggagagagagagcaacgcaGCAGGGTCAGCCTCTTCCCTGGCCCCAGCCCCAGGCCAGTCTTCAGTGACCAGTATGGGAGCCATGGAGGAGAGCAAGGACAAGGGGCATTCTTATGGTCTGGGTGGGGGCCGAGCCAGCTCCCTGCCCCCTAGTAGCTCCTCATCCAGTCCCAGAGAACAGGCTGACTTCCAGAGATAG
- the LOC112225616 gene encoding DNA-binding protein SATB2 isoform X3: protein MERGGGESPRMQDSPERERRGGSPELSGPPPGKMGRLERNGSPTGPCLLHHNGNPHGPLGGLMIPVFCVVEQAGLDGGMQREEVERSEGHREEHAEFVLVRKDILFNQLVETALQALGYSHSSAAQAQGIIKVGHWNPLPIHFLTDAPEATVADMLLDVYHMVTLHIQLQSFAKLEDLPSEQWNHATVRNALKELLKEMNQSTLAKECPLSQSMISSIVNSSYYANVSTAKCQEFGRWYKKYKKIKGDYQEKMWSGREHSEIKVERDSLADFYVLGQRPPPHLASLIQLSHLRGGGGALLKGGSGDPPSQPSQQQQQSQQQHPLAPWPAPQQPPLRGQVPPPGPPTSLQPLLGPGGLLSPQLSPQLVRQQLAMAHLINQQLAVSRLLAHQHPQALNQHFLNHPPIPRPSKAGAPGDPGSNPSAAEVSIDIYQHVREELKRASVSQAVFARVAFNRTQGLLSEILRKEEDPRSASQSLLVNLKAMQNFLILPEGERDRIYQEERERSINPSVGLPPTPTSSPGGPRLSQKVWERGLDEQLTPDAWAAIWKNKTKASSVPKPPGPNPDLPLKLESLVNITSGIYDEIQQEMKRAKVSQALFAKVAANKSQGWLCELLRWKENPSPENRTLWENLCTIRRFLTLSQTERDMVYEEESRHHHSERVHTVLHLPQDPQFYCFSHQALHRQLPQPLKHHSPMREDPVPAQGNEEGSQNVERGGGGGGCTGGPGVGGSMVVKKPRSRTKISLEALGILQSFIQDVGLYPDQEAIHTLSAQLDLPKHTIIKFFQNQRYHVKHHGRLKELGEGAGGVDVSEYRDEELLSSSEDPESSEDGHEEMYPTTEREGGERESNAAGSASSLAPAPGQSSVTSMGAMEESKDKGHSYGLGGGRASSLPPSSSSSSPREQADFQR, encoded by the exons gtctgATGATCCCAGTATTCTGTGTGGTGGAGCAGGCAGGGCTGGACGGAGGGATGCAGcgtgaggaggtggagaggagcgAGGGCCACAGGGAGGAGCATGCTGAGTTTGTCCTGGTCAGGAAAGACATCCTCTTCAATCAGCTGGTGGAGACGGCCCTGCAGGCCCTGGGGTACTCCCACAGCTCTGCTGCTCAGGCTCAgg gcATTATCAAGGTGGGCCATTGGAACCCTCTGCCCATCCACTTCCTAACAGACGCTCCTGAAGCCACAGTGGCTGACATGCTGTTGGACGTCTATCACATGGTCACTCTCCACATACAgctacagag CTTTGCCAAGCTGGAGGATCTTCCGTCAGAGCAGTGGAACCACGCCACGGTGAGGAACGCTCTTAAGGAGCTTCTCAAGGAGATGAACCAAAGCACACTGGCTAAGGAGTGCCCACTGTCACAG agtATGATTTCCTCGATAGTAAACAGCTCCTACTATGCCAATGTCTCCACTGCCAAATGCCAGGAGTTTGGACGCTGGTACAAGAAGTATAAGAAAATCAAAG GAGACTATCAGGAGAAGATGTGGTCAGGAAGAGAACATTCTGAAATCAAAG tggagagagacagcctggcAGACTTCTATGTCCTGGGCCAGCGTCCCCCTCCCCACCTGGCCAGCCTGATCCAGCTCAGCCACctcagagggggtggaggtgctCTCCTCAAGGGTGGCTCCGGGGACCCCCCCTCCCAACCctcccaacaacaacaacaatcccAACAACAACACCCCCTCGCCCCATGGCCAGCACCACAACAGCCCCCTCTACGTGGCCAGGTCCCCCCTCCCGGCCCTCCAACCTCCCTCCAACCTCTCCTCGGCCCAGGCGGGCTTCTCTCCCCCCAGCTCAGCCCTCAGCTGGTTCGACAGCAGCTAGCCATGGCTCACCTCATCAACCAGCAGCTAGCTGTTAGCCGCCTGCTAGCCCACCAGCATCCACAGGCCCTCAACCAGCATTTCCTCAACCACCCTCCCATCCCTCGCCCTTCCAAGGCAGGGGCCCCTGGGGACCCTGGGAGCAACCCGTCTGCTGCGGAGGTCTCCATTGATATCTACCAGCATGTCAGGGAGGAACTGAAGAGGGCCAGCGTCTCACAGGCTGTGTTCGCCCGCGTGGCCTtcaacagaacacag GGCCTGCTGTCGGAGATTCTGCGGAAGGAGGAGGACCCTCGCTCTGCCTCTCAGTCCCTGCTGGTCAACCTCAAAGCCATGCAGAACTTCCTCATCCtccctgagggggagagagaccgtATTTACCAGGAGGAGCGTGAGCGCAGCATCAACCCCTCTGTCGGCCTGCCCCCTACCCCTACCTCCAGCCCCGGGGGCCCCCGCCTCTCTCAG AAGGTGTGGGAGAGAGGTCTGGACGAACAGCTCACTCCTGATGCCTGGGCTGCTATCTGGAAAAACAAGACCAAAGCCTCCTCTGTG CCCAAGCCACCAGGCCCCAACCCAGACCTGCCCCTGAAGCTGGAGTCTCTGGTCAACATCACGTCAGGTATCTATGATGAGATCCAGCAGGAGATGAAGAGGGCCAAGGTGTCTCAGGCGCTGTTCGCCAAGGTGGCTGCCAACAAGAGCCAG GGCTGGCTGTGTGAGTTGCTGCGGTGGAAGGAGAACCCTAGCCCAGAGAACCGTACTCTGTGGGAGAACCTGTGTACCATCCGGAGGTTCCTGACCCTgtcccagacagagagggacatggTGTATGAAGAGGAGTCAAGGCACCACCACAGTGAGAGAGTCCACACTGTACTACACCTGCCCCAAGACCCACAG TTCTACTGTTTTTCTCACCAGGCGTTGCACAGGCAACTCCCACAGCCCCTGAAGCACCACTCCCCCATGCGCGAGGACCCCGTGCCCGCCCAGGGTAACGAGGAAGGGTCACAGAACGTTGaaagaggtggtggtgggggtggctgCACGGGCGGCCCAGGAGTCGGTGGTTCCATGGTCGTTAAGAAGCCTCGGTCGCGCACTAAGATCTCTCTAGAAGCCCTGGGCATCCTGCAGAGCTTCATCCAAGACGTGGGTCTGTACCCCGACCAGGAAGCTATCCATACCCTGTCAGCCCAGCTGGACCTGCCCAAACACACCATCATCAAGTTCTTCCAGAACCAGCGCTACCATGTCAAGCACCACGGCCGGCTGAAGGAGCTGGGGGAGGGGGCTGGCGGCGTGGACGTCAGCGAATACAGAGACGAGGAGCTCCTCTCCAGCTCAGAAGACCCTGAGTCCAGTGAGGATGGTCACGAGGAGATGTACCCCACTactgagagggaaggaggggagagagagagcaacgcaGCAGGGTCAGCCTCTTCCCTGGCCCCAGCCCCAGGCCAGTCTTCAGTGACCAGTATGGGAGCCATGGAGGAGAGCAAGGACAAGGGGCATTCTTATGGTCTGGGTGGGGGCCGAGCCAGCTCCCTGCCCCCTAGTAGCTCCTCATCCAGTCCCAGAGAACAGGCTGACTTCCAGAGATAG
- the LOC112225616 gene encoding DNA-binding protein SATB2 isoform X1 has protein sequence MERGGGESPRMQDSPERERRGGSPELSGPPPGKMGRLERNGSPTGPCLLHHNGNPHGPLGGLMIPVFCVVEQAGLDGGMQREEVERSEGHREEHAEFVLVRKDILFNQLVETALQALGYSHSSAAQAQGIIKVGHWNPLPIHFLTDAPEATVADMLLDVYHMVTLHIQLQSFAKLEDLPSEQWNHATVRNALKELLKEMNQSTLAKECPLSQSMISSIVNSSYYANVSTAKCQEFGRWYKKYKKIKGDYQEKMWSGREHSEIKVERDSLADFYVLGQRPPPHLASLIQLSHLRGGGGALLKGGSGDPPSQPSQQQQQSQQQHPLAPWPAPQQPPLRGQVPPPGPPTSLQPLLGPGGLLSPQLSPQLVRQQLAMAHLINQQLAVSRLLAHQHPQALNQHFLNHPPIPRPSKAGAPGDPGSNPSAAEVSIDIYQHVREELKRASVSQAVFARVAFNRTQGLLSEILRKEEDPRSASQSLLVNLKAMQNFLILPEGERDRIYQEERERSINPSVGLPPTPTSSPGGPRLSQDLFRPTITNHVPYHLMQKVWERGLDEQLTPDAWAAIWKNKTKASSVPKPPGPNPDLPLKLESLVNITSGIYDEIQQEMKRAKVSQALFAKVAANKSQGWLCELLRWKENPSPENRTLWENLCTIRRFLTLSQTERDMVYEEESRHHHSERVHTVLHLPQDPQFYCFSHQALHRQLPQPLKHHSPMREDPVPAQGNEEGSQNVERGGGGGGCTGGPGVGGSMVVKKPRSRTKISLEALGILQSFIQDVGLYPDQEAIHTLSAQLDLPKHTIIKFFQNQRYHVKHHGRLKELGEGAGGVDVSEYRDEELLSSSEDPESSEDGHEEMYPTTEREGGERESNAAGSASSLAPAPGQSSVTSMGAMEESKDKGHSYGLGGGRASSLPPSSSSSSPREQADFQR, from the exons gtctgATGATCCCAGTATTCTGTGTGGTGGAGCAGGCAGGGCTGGACGGAGGGATGCAGcgtgaggaggtggagaggagcgAGGGCCACAGGGAGGAGCATGCTGAGTTTGTCCTGGTCAGGAAAGACATCCTCTTCAATCAGCTGGTGGAGACGGCCCTGCAGGCCCTGGGGTACTCCCACAGCTCTGCTGCTCAGGCTCAgg gcATTATCAAGGTGGGCCATTGGAACCCTCTGCCCATCCACTTCCTAACAGACGCTCCTGAAGCCACAGTGGCTGACATGCTGTTGGACGTCTATCACATGGTCACTCTCCACATACAgctacagag CTTTGCCAAGCTGGAGGATCTTCCGTCAGAGCAGTGGAACCACGCCACGGTGAGGAACGCTCTTAAGGAGCTTCTCAAGGAGATGAACCAAAGCACACTGGCTAAGGAGTGCCCACTGTCACAG agtATGATTTCCTCGATAGTAAACAGCTCCTACTATGCCAATGTCTCCACTGCCAAATGCCAGGAGTTTGGACGCTGGTACAAGAAGTATAAGAAAATCAAAG GAGACTATCAGGAGAAGATGTGGTCAGGAAGAGAACATTCTGAAATCAAAG tggagagagacagcctggcAGACTTCTATGTCCTGGGCCAGCGTCCCCCTCCCCACCTGGCCAGCCTGATCCAGCTCAGCCACctcagagggggtggaggtgctCTCCTCAAGGGTGGCTCCGGGGACCCCCCCTCCCAACCctcccaacaacaacaacaatcccAACAACAACACCCCCTCGCCCCATGGCCAGCACCACAACAGCCCCCTCTACGTGGCCAGGTCCCCCCTCCCGGCCCTCCAACCTCCCTCCAACCTCTCCTCGGCCCAGGCGGGCTTCTCTCCCCCCAGCTCAGCCCTCAGCTGGTTCGACAGCAGCTAGCCATGGCTCACCTCATCAACCAGCAGCTAGCTGTTAGCCGCCTGCTAGCCCACCAGCATCCACAGGCCCTCAACCAGCATTTCCTCAACCACCCTCCCATCCCTCGCCCTTCCAAGGCAGGGGCCCCTGGGGACCCTGGGAGCAACCCGTCTGCTGCGGAGGTCTCCATTGATATCTACCAGCATGTCAGGGAGGAACTGAAGAGGGCCAGCGTCTCACAGGCTGTGTTCGCCCGCGTGGCCTtcaacagaacacag GGCCTGCTGTCGGAGATTCTGCGGAAGGAGGAGGACCCTCGCTCTGCCTCTCAGTCCCTGCTGGTCAACCTCAAAGCCATGCAGAACTTCCTCATCCtccctgagggggagagagaccgtATTTACCAGGAGGAGCGTGAGCGCAGCATCAACCCCTCTGTCGGCCTGCCCCCTACCCCTACCTCCAGCCCCGGGGGCCCCCGCCTCTCTCAG GATCTATTTAGACCGACCATCACTAACCATGTCCCATACCACCTCATGCAGAAGGTGTGGGAGAGAGGTCTGGACGAACAGCTCACTCCTGATGCCTGGGCTGCTATCTGGAAAAACAAGACCAAAGCCTCCTCTGTG CCCAAGCCACCAGGCCCCAACCCAGACCTGCCCCTGAAGCTGGAGTCTCTGGTCAACATCACGTCAGGTATCTATGATGAGATCCAGCAGGAGATGAAGAGGGCCAAGGTGTCTCAGGCGCTGTTCGCCAAGGTGGCTGCCAACAAGAGCCAG GGCTGGCTGTGTGAGTTGCTGCGGTGGAAGGAGAACCCTAGCCCAGAGAACCGTACTCTGTGGGAGAACCTGTGTACCATCCGGAGGTTCCTGACCCTgtcccagacagagagggacatggTGTATGAAGAGGAGTCAAGGCACCACCACAGTGAGAGAGTCCACACTGTACTACACCTGCCCCAAGACCCACAG TTCTACTGTTTTTCTCACCAGGCGTTGCACAGGCAACTCCCACAGCCCCTGAAGCACCACTCCCCCATGCGCGAGGACCCCGTGCCCGCCCAGGGTAACGAGGAAGGGTCACAGAACGTTGaaagaggtggtggtgggggtggctgCACGGGCGGCCCAGGAGTCGGTGGTTCCATGGTCGTTAAGAAGCCTCGGTCGCGCACTAAGATCTCTCTAGAAGCCCTGGGCATCCTGCAGAGCTTCATCCAAGACGTGGGTCTGTACCCCGACCAGGAAGCTATCCATACCCTGTCAGCCCAGCTGGACCTGCCCAAACACACCATCATCAAGTTCTTCCAGAACCAGCGCTACCATGTCAAGCACCACGGCCGGCTGAAGGAGCTGGGGGAGGGGGCTGGCGGCGTGGACGTCAGCGAATACAGAGACGAGGAGCTCCTCTCCAGCTCAGAAGACCCTGAGTCCAGTGAGGATGGTCACGAGGAGATGTACCCCACTactgagagggaaggaggggagagagagagcaacgcaGCAGGGTCAGCCTCTTCCCTGGCCCCAGCCCCAGGCCAGTCTTCAGTGACCAGTATGGGAGCCATGGAGGAGAGCAAGGACAAGGGGCATTCTTATGGTCTGGGTGGGGGCCGAGCCAGCTCCCTGCCCCCTAGTAGCTCCTCATCCAGTCCCAGAGAACAGGCTGACTTCCAGAGATAG